One genomic region from Streptomyces sp. NBC_00582 encodes:
- a CDS encoding LLM class flavin-dependent oxidoreductase translates to MAADETAADKTATDATATDGTASDGIRATAHGTAPTALSVLDLVTVGSGRTATDALRTSVDLARLTESRGFHRYWVAEHHSMPGVASSSPAVILAHLAAHTDRIRLGSGGVMLPNHAPLVIAEQFGTLEALAPGRIDLGLGRAPGTDGATAAALRRTATLHEGADDFPEQLAELTRFLDDDFPDGHRYRRIHAVPGPVQATSPGGVQSRHRPPIWLLGSSGFSARLAGLLGLPFAFAHHFSAQNTVPALDLYRESFRPSEVLSEPYALIGVSVLAADDEREARRQVLATGLNMVRLRTGRPGLFPSPEEAEAHAFSELEREFVDSWTANIVHGTADEVRTGLDDLYKRTGADELMLTSHAHRGELRLRSYELVADAYGLPAA, encoded by the coding sequence GTGGCGGCAGACGAGACGGCGGCGGACAAGACCGCGACGGACGCGACCGCGACGGACGGCACGGCGAGCGACGGCATACGCGCCACCGCCCACGGCACCGCCCCCACCGCCCTCTCCGTCCTCGACCTGGTCACCGTCGGCTCCGGGCGCACCGCCACCGACGCCCTGCGCACCAGCGTCGACCTCGCCCGGCTCACCGAGTCCCGCGGCTTCCACCGCTACTGGGTCGCCGAGCACCACTCGATGCCCGGCGTCGCCTCCTCCTCGCCCGCGGTGATCCTCGCCCACCTCGCCGCCCACACCGACCGCATCCGCCTCGGCTCGGGCGGTGTGATGCTGCCCAACCACGCGCCCCTCGTCATCGCCGAGCAGTTCGGCACCCTGGAGGCGCTCGCGCCGGGCCGGATCGACCTCGGGCTCGGCCGCGCCCCCGGCACCGACGGCGCCACGGCCGCCGCCCTGCGCCGGACGGCCACCCTGCACGAGGGCGCCGACGACTTCCCCGAGCAACTCGCCGAGCTGACCCGCTTCCTGGACGACGACTTCCCCGACGGCCACCGCTACCGCCGTATCCACGCGGTGCCCGGCCCGGTCCAGGCGACCTCGCCCGGCGGTGTCCAGTCGCGGCACCGCCCGCCGATCTGGCTGCTCGGCTCCTCCGGCTTCAGCGCCCGTCTGGCCGGACTGCTCGGTCTGCCCTTCGCCTTCGCGCACCACTTCTCCGCGCAGAACACCGTCCCGGCGCTCGACCTGTACCGGGAGTCGTTCCGCCCCTCCGAGGTGCTCTCCGAGCCGTACGCCCTGATCGGCGTCTCCGTCCTCGCCGCCGACGACGAACGCGAGGCGCGCCGCCAGGTCCTGGCGACGGGCCTGAACATGGTCCGGCTGCGCACCGGCCGCCCGGGTCTCTTCCCGTCCCCCGAGGAGGCGGAGGCGCACGCGTTCAGCGAGCTGGAGCGGGAGTTCGTCGACTCCTGGACGGCGAACATCGTCCACGGCACCGCCGACGAGGTCCGCACCGGCCTCGACGACCTGTACAAGCGCACCGGCGCCGACGAACTGATGCTCACCAGCCACGCCCACCGGGGCGAACTGCGCCTGCGCTCGTACGAACTGGTCGCGGACGCCTACGGCCTGCCGGCGGCCTGA
- a CDS encoding putative bifunctional diguanylate cyclase/phosphodiesterase produces MSGTSEGPTPAADLDRSAVTERDSQAATCAESPEGADPPAYRSVFASAPLAMALVDREGQVVDANQALGELLGGDGTSLVGRVAADLLDLASDARTWHAYREVLRGRQARLRCTRRLKHPDGRTLWAQVTVAPLDGGGPGVLLSVADVSDRRDLQARLRHLQMHDPVTRLPNRTLFFERVSAALEAESYEQSGTGRIGLCYLDLDGFKAVNDTLGHRVGDRLLAAVAERLTDCAKEAGQNRPSEPLVARLGGDEFALLVEDSTGTEQLADLAESVLKALQAPFDLAGQRMNVSASIGVVERHAAGTSATALMQAADTTLYWAKVDGKDRWTLFDPERNAHLMTSQALASTLRPAIERGEFRLEYQPLVGMSDGRLRGVEALVRWDHPRFGSLPPNRFVALAEEDGSIVPLGRWILATACRQARAWQLDRPEEPPLFVSVNVAVRQVWDSDLVADVAEILAETGLPPHLLQLELTESAVMGSAGRPLQALQALSDMGVHIAIDDFGTGYSNLAYLSRLPVSVLKLDGSFVRGFQYDGTGAAPNPADEVVVEAMIDLAHRLGLTVTAECVETAAQASRLRSIGCDTGQGWLYSRAVSPDRISELRASGPDRAAVANP; encoded by the coding sequence GTGAGCGGAACGTCCGAAGGGCCGACGCCCGCGGCAGACCTCGACCGGTCCGCCGTCACGGAGCGTGACAGTCAGGCAGCTACTTGTGCGGAGAGCCCGGAGGGAGCCGACCCCCCGGCCTACCGTTCCGTATTCGCGTCGGCACCCCTCGCCATGGCCCTCGTCGATCGCGAGGGCCAGGTCGTGGACGCCAACCAGGCGCTCGGCGAACTGCTGGGCGGCGACGGGACGAGCCTGGTCGGGCGGGTCGCCGCCGACCTCCTGGACCTCGCCTCCGACGCCCGCACCTGGCACGCCTACCGCGAGGTGCTGCGCGGCCGGCAGGCGAGACTGCGCTGCACCCGGCGGCTGAAACACCCGGACGGACGCACGCTCTGGGCCCAGGTCACGGTCGCGCCGCTGGACGGCGGAGGCCCCGGGGTGCTGCTGTCGGTCGCCGACGTCAGCGACCGCCGTGACCTCCAGGCGAGGCTGCGGCACCTCCAGATGCACGACCCGGTCACCCGGCTGCCCAACCGCACGCTGTTCTTCGAGCGGGTGTCGGCGGCGCTGGAGGCGGAGTCGTACGAGCAGAGCGGGACCGGCCGGATCGGTCTGTGCTATCTCGACCTGGACGGATTCAAGGCGGTCAACGACACCCTCGGCCATCGCGTCGGCGACCGGCTGCTCGCGGCCGTCGCCGAGCGGCTGACGGACTGCGCGAAGGAGGCCGGGCAGAACCGGCCGAGCGAGCCTCTCGTGGCCAGACTGGGCGGTGACGAGTTCGCCCTGCTGGTGGAGGACTCGACCGGCACCGAACAGCTCGCGGATCTAGCCGAGTCCGTACTGAAGGCCCTTCAGGCGCCCTTCGACCTGGCCGGGCAGCGGATGAACGTCTCCGCCTCGATCGGGGTCGTCGAACGCCACGCGGCCGGGACCAGCGCCACCGCGCTGATGCAGGCCGCCGACACCACGCTGTACTGGGCGAAGGTGGACGGCAAGGACCGCTGGACGCTGTTCGACCCGGAGCGCAACGCGCATCTGATGACCAGCCAGGCCCTCGCCTCCACCCTGCGGCCCGCCATCGAGCGCGGGGAGTTCCGGCTGGAGTACCAGCCGCTGGTCGGCATGTCGGACGGACGGCTGCGCGGGGTGGAGGCGCTGGTGCGCTGGGACCACCCCCGGTTCGGGTCCCTGCCGCCGAATCGGTTCGTCGCACTGGCCGAGGAGGACGGCTCGATCGTCCCGCTCGGGCGCTGGATTCTGGCCACCGCCTGCCGGCAGGCGCGCGCCTGGCAGCTCGACCGGCCGGAGGAGCCCCCGCTGTTCGTGAGCGTGAACGTGGCGGTCCGTCAGGTGTGGGACTCCGACCTGGTGGCGGACGTGGCGGAGATCCTCGCGGAGACCGGGCTGCCCCCGCACCTCCTCCAGCTGGAGCTCACCGAGTCGGCCGTCATGGGCTCGGCGGGCCGGCCGCTCCAGGCGCTGCAGGCCCTGAGCGACATGGGCGTGCACATCGCCATCGACGACTTCGGCACCGGGTACTCCAACCTCGCCTATCTGAGCCGGCTGCCGGTCTCCGTCCTGAAGCTGGACGGGTCGTTCGTCCGGGGCTTCCAGTACGACGGCACGGGCGCGGCGCCCAACCCGGCGGACGAGGTCGTCGTCGAGGCGATGATCGACCTCGCCCACCGCCTCGGCCTCACCGTCACCGCCGAATGCGTCGAGACCGCCGCCCAGGCCAGTCGTCTGCGCAGCATCGGCTGCGACACCGGCCAGGGCTGGCTGTACTCACGGGCGGTGTCGCCCGATCGCATCTCCGAACTCAGGGCGTCGGGACCGGACCGCGCGGCGGTGGCGAACCCGTGA
- a CDS encoding M6 family metalloprotease domain-containing protein, whose translation MPRLFPRPRLRSTAALCTTLSAIAAISLATGPSIAEPFSAAPCALRRTDAHHSEGLDTWNTAYPRPTRALDAVMVFLSFPDRTPTTTPAELTADHFPATSRFFRQASYGRFSLRAHPLKRWLRMPKPSTSYAIQRDWNAERRAAYLRDALAAADPQVDFSRYDLVYFVADPDAPGVDSDATKVVNLDEPLHADGTDIRRVVTVFEKHPPDQLVLAHETGHVFDLPDLYHRPVDGKGDWDTYVGDWDLMGSQFGLAPDLFGWHKWKLGWLAPRQVVCVRNAGPTRLTLEPLGAGPGVPVTGTFGAPAFGLGDGVKLAVVRTGPDTVLAFEARGPLGNDRAACRAGILVYRISSDAQSGRGPVEVIDAHPHTEACWESSVYPALADAPVTLGESFTVPGDDVRVEAESRTPTGAWNVKITLPRV comes from the coding sequence GTGCCGCGACTGTTCCCGCGCCCCCGACTGCGCAGCACCGCGGCCCTGTGTACCACCCTCTCGGCGATCGCCGCGATCTCCCTGGCCACCGGCCCCTCCATCGCCGAGCCCTTCTCCGCGGCGCCCTGCGCCCTCAGGCGCACCGACGCCCACCACTCCGAGGGCCTCGACACCTGGAACACCGCCTACCCCCGCCCCACCCGCGCCCTCGACGCGGTCATGGTCTTCCTGTCCTTCCCGGACCGGACCCCGACCACCACCCCCGCCGAACTCACCGCCGACCACTTCCCGGCCACCAGCCGCTTCTTCCGGCAGGCCTCCTACGGCAGGTTCAGTCTGCGCGCGCACCCCCTGAAGCGCTGGCTCCGGATGCCGAAGCCCTCCACCTCGTACGCCATACAGCGCGACTGGAACGCCGAGCGCCGCGCCGCCTATCTGCGCGACGCGCTCGCCGCCGCCGACCCCCAGGTCGATTTCTCCCGGTACGACCTCGTCTATTTCGTCGCCGACCCGGACGCGCCCGGCGTGGACTCCGACGCCACCAAGGTCGTCAACCTGGACGAGCCCCTGCACGCCGACGGCACGGACATCCGCCGGGTCGTCACGGTCTTCGAGAAACACCCGCCGGACCAGCTGGTGCTGGCCCACGAGACAGGCCATGTCTTCGACCTGCCCGACCTCTACCACCGCCCGGTCGACGGCAAGGGCGACTGGGACACCTACGTCGGCGACTGGGACCTGATGGGCAGCCAGTTCGGCCTCGCCCCGGATCTCTTCGGCTGGCACAAGTGGAAGCTGGGCTGGCTGGCGCCCCGCCAGGTGGTGTGCGTACGGAACGCGGGGCCGACCCGGCTCACCCTGGAACCCCTCGGCGCCGGCCCCGGGGTTCCCGTCACCGGCACCTTCGGCGCACCCGCCTTCGGCCTCGGCGACGGCGTCAAACTGGCCGTCGTCCGCACCGGCCCGGACACCGTCCTCGCCTTCGAGGCCCGCGGCCCCCTCGGCAACGACCGCGCCGCCTGCCGCGCCGGGATCCTCGTCTACCGCATCAGCTCCGACGCCCAGTCCGGCCGCGGCCCGGTCGAGGTGATCGACGCCCACCCGCACACCGAGGCCTGCTGGGAGTCCTCCGTCTACCCGGCCCTCGCGGACGCCCCGGTCACCCTCGGCGAGAGCTTCACCGTGCCGGGCGACGACGTACGCGTCGAGGCGGAGAGCCGCACCCCGACGGGAGCCTGGAACGTGAAGATCACGCTGCCGCGCGTCTAG
- a CDS encoding bifunctional DNA primase/polymerase, producing the protein MSSACVTADGAVWLASAGTYPRSTLALWDERPHAPVVLPCGSVFDVVSAPAMFGRLMLDRLWSEGPGSGPVAAFRGRMLLFAAPGTAQRLPSLLEWEEWGAQGRRDGRTGSVPPLLCHGTGDAVTVPALAPEREQGPTRWVVAPDCRHPWLPGPEILLWAAVRAARAAVRISIFPAADQDAKVYDVSRRR; encoded by the coding sequence ATGAGCAGCGCATGTGTCACCGCGGACGGCGCCGTCTGGCTGGCCTCCGCCGGAACGTATCCGCGCAGCACCCTCGCCCTCTGGGACGAGCGGCCGCACGCCCCGGTCGTGCTGCCCTGCGGTTCCGTCTTCGACGTCGTCAGCGCGCCGGCGATGTTCGGACGGCTGATGCTGGACCGGCTGTGGAGCGAGGGGCCGGGCTCCGGGCCGGTGGCCGCCTTCCGGGGCCGGATGCTGCTGTTCGCGGCGCCGGGCACGGCTCAGCGGCTGCCCTCGCTGCTGGAGTGGGAGGAGTGGGGCGCCCAGGGCCGCCGGGACGGTCGTACGGGATCCGTGCCGCCGCTGCTGTGCCACGGCACCGGGGACGCGGTGACCGTGCCGGCGCTCGCCCCGGAGCGGGAGCAGGGGCCGACCCGCTGGGTGGTCGCCCCGGACTGCCGTCACCCGTGGCTGCCGGGCCCCGAGATCCTGCTGTGGGCGGCGGTGCGGGCGGCCCGCGCGGCCGTGCGGATATCGATTTTTCCCGCGGCCGACCAGGATGCTAAGGTCTACGACGTCAGCAGGCGCCGCTAG
- a CDS encoding AAA domain-containing protein codes for MTTEAALDPGTAATRATDAILRDTLHGTARGVVVDSPPGAGKSTLVVRAALELAEAGRPLMVVAQTNAQVDDLVLRLAEKSPGLPVGRLHSSDADPYDKALDGLDHVRKSAKAADLAGLPVVISTAAKWAHVKVDEPWAHAIVDEAYQMRSDGLLAVAGLFERALFVGDPGQLDPFAIVGSEQWAGLSYDPSASAVTTLLAHNPDLPQHRLPVSWRLPASAAPLVSDAFYPYTPFRSGTGHGDRRLSFGVPSDGSGPDRVIDEAAASGWGLLELPARHTPRTDPEAVRAVAVVVRRLLDRGGAATSERSPQPTPLTAGRVAVGTAHRDQAAAVRAALAELGVADVTVDTANRLQGMEFDVTVILHPLSGRPDATAFHLETGRLCVLASRHRHACIVVCRAGVGDLLDDYPSTEPVQLGTLVKFPDGWEANHAVLAHLAEHRVPWKP; via the coding sequence GTGACCACCGAGGCCGCCCTCGACCCCGGTACGGCCGCGACCCGCGCCACCGACGCGATCCTGCGCGACACCCTGCACGGCACCGCGCGCGGGGTGGTCGTGGATTCCCCGCCGGGCGCCGGCAAGTCGACGCTCGTCGTCCGGGCGGCGCTGGAACTCGCCGAGGCGGGGCGCCCCTTGATGGTGGTGGCGCAGACCAACGCGCAGGTCGACGACCTGGTGCTGCGGCTCGCCGAGAAGAGCCCCGGGCTGCCGGTGGGCCGGCTGCACAGCAGTGACGCCGACCCGTACGACAAGGCGCTGGACGGCCTGGACCACGTACGGAAGTCGGCGAAGGCCGCGGATCTGGCGGGGCTGCCGGTCGTCATCTCCACCGCGGCCAAGTGGGCGCATGTGAAGGTCGACGAGCCGTGGGCGCACGCGATCGTGGACGAGGCGTACCAGATGCGCTCCGACGGGCTGCTGGCCGTGGCCGGGCTGTTCGAGCGGGCGCTGTTCGTGGGGGATCCGGGGCAGCTCGACCCGTTCGCGATCGTGGGCAGCGAGCAGTGGGCGGGTCTGTCGTACGACCCCTCGGCCTCCGCCGTGACCACGCTGCTGGCGCACAACCCCGACCTCCCCCAGCACCGTCTCCCGGTCTCCTGGCGCCTGCCGGCCTCCGCGGCCCCTCTCGTCTCCGACGCGTTCTACCCGTACACCCCGTTCCGCAGCGGCACCGGGCACGGGGACCGGCGGCTCTCCTTCGGCGTGCCCTCGGACGGCTCGGGTCCCGACCGGGTGATCGACGAGGCGGCCGCGTCGGGCTGGGGCCTGCTGGAGCTGCCCGCACGGCACACGCCCCGGACCGACCCCGAGGCGGTACGGGCGGTCGCCGTGGTCGTACGACGGCTGCTGGACCGGGGCGGCGCGGCCACCTCCGAGCGCTCGCCGCAGCCCACGCCGCTGACCGCCGGCCGGGTCGCCGTCGGCACCGCCCACCGGGATCAGGCGGCGGCCGTGCGGGCGGCCCTGGCCGAGCTGGGCGTGGCGGACGTCACCGTGGACACCGCGAACCGGCTCCAGGGCATGGAGTTCGACGTCACGGTGATCCTCCACCCGCTCTCCGGCCGCCCCGACGCCACCGCCTTCCACCTGGAGACGGGCCGCCTGTGCGTCCTCGCCTCCCGCCATCGGCACGCCTGCATCGTGGTCTGCCGCGCGGGCGTGGGCGACCTCCTGGACGACTATCCGTCGACGGAACCGGTCCAGCTCGGAACGCTGGTGAAGTTCCCGGACGGCTGGGAGGCGAACCACGCGGTACTGGCCCATCTGGCCGAACACCGGGTGCCGTGGAAACCGTGA
- a CDS encoding phosphatase PAP2 family protein, whose translation MPQTETPGTEAAPRIRLRWWTELPLILLVYACYSAGRLLARGDVTTAVDHGLAILRVEKSLHLNAEHPLNRLFTREAWLGVPADFWYASLHYLVTPVILVWLFRSRSLHYRAARTWLMTSTFIGLIGFTLLPTCPPRLLSAEHGFVDTMAQYSSWGWWGGEASAPRGLGGMTNQYAAMPSLHVGWSLWCGVMLWRYGRTPVARTAAVLYPLLTTIVVMGTANHYFLDAVAGAAVMGVGLLLAPLVLRTGDRLRTAFAARVPATAARIPAQATDSPAISPTASPAGATAAAPVASPDTGTPIVSGGCQTSTGERIPWQRESRFGPGPEPGASPSDAGDGAPAAAR comes from the coding sequence ATGCCGCAGACCGAGACACCGGGCACCGAGGCGGCCCCTCGGATCCGGCTGCGCTGGTGGACGGAGCTGCCGCTGATCCTGCTGGTGTACGCCTGCTACTCGGCGGGCCGGCTGCTCGCGCGCGGCGACGTGACGACCGCCGTCGACCACGGCCTGGCGATCCTGCGCGTCGAGAAGTCCCTGCACCTCAACGCCGAGCACCCGCTGAACCGGCTGTTCACCCGCGAGGCCTGGCTCGGCGTCCCGGCCGACTTCTGGTACGCGTCGCTGCACTACCTGGTGACCCCGGTGATCCTGGTCTGGCTGTTCCGCTCCCGCAGCCTGCACTACCGGGCGGCCCGCACCTGGCTGATGACGTCGACCTTCATAGGCCTGATCGGTTTCACGCTGCTGCCCACCTGCCCGCCCCGTCTGCTGTCGGCGGAGCACGGCTTCGTGGACACGATGGCCCAGTACAGCTCCTGGGGCTGGTGGGGCGGCGAGGCGAGCGCCCCGCGCGGGCTCGGCGGGATGACCAACCAGTACGCGGCGATGCCGAGTCTGCACGTCGGCTGGTCCCTGTGGTGCGGCGTCATGCTGTGGCGGTACGGGCGTACGCCCGTGGCGAGGACGGCGGCCGTGCTCTATCCGCTGCTGACGACGATCGTGGTCATGGGCACCGCGAACCACTACTTCCTCGACGCGGTCGCGGGCGCGGCCGTGATGGGGGTCGGCCTGCTGCTGGCGCCGCTCGTGCTGCGGACCGGTGACCGGCTGCGCACCGCGTTCGCGGCCCGCGTCCCGGCGACGGCGGCCCGCATCCCGGCCCAGGCGACGGACTCCCCGGCGATCTCCCCGACGGCCTCCCCGGCCGGTGCGACGGCCGCCGCCCCGGTGGCCTCCCCCGACACAGGGACCCCGATTGTCAGTGGCGGATGCCAGACTTCGACGGGTGAGCGAATTCCATGGCAGCGCGAGTCACGGTTCGGGCCAGGACCCGAGCCGGGTGCCTCCCCCTCGGATGCGGGGGACGGCGCTCCGGCAGCGGCTCGCTGA
- a CDS encoding histidine phosphatase family protein — protein MAPRILLARHGQTEWSLSGKHTGRTDVPLLEEGRRGAKLLGERLHRAPFDGLPDAEIRTSPLARARETCELAGFGERATHWDTLMEWDYGAYEGMTPADIQGVRPGWLIWRDGVPQGESLTEVTARADEVVAWARSADRDVLVFAHGHILRSIGARWLGLPLAFASRIRLNPTSLSVLGWAYGDPAIESWNDLGHLVP, from the coding sequence ATGGCACCGCGCATCCTGCTGGCCCGGCACGGACAGACCGAGTGGTCCCTGTCCGGAAAGCACACCGGCAGGACCGACGTACCGCTCCTGGAGGAGGGCCGCCGGGGCGCCAAGCTGCTCGGCGAGCGGCTGCACCGGGCGCCGTTCGACGGACTCCCGGACGCCGAGATCCGCACCAGCCCGCTGGCACGCGCGCGTGAGACGTGCGAACTCGCCGGCTTCGGTGAGCGGGCGACCCACTGGGACACCCTCATGGAGTGGGACTACGGCGCCTACGAGGGCATGACCCCCGCCGACATCCAGGGGGTCCGGCCCGGTTGGCTGATCTGGCGCGACGGCGTCCCGCAGGGGGAGTCGCTCACCGAGGTCACCGCCCGCGCGGACGAGGTCGTCGCCTGGGCCCGCTCGGCGGACCGCGACGTCCTGGTCTTCGCCCACGGCCACATCCTCCGCTCCATAGGCGCCCGCTGGCTGGGCCTCCCCCTGGCCTTCGCCTCCCGCATCCGCCTGAACCCGACGTCCCTGTCGGTACTGGGCTGGGCCTACGGAGACCCGGCGATCGAAAGCTGGAACGACCTGGGTCACCTGGTGCCGTAG
- a CDS encoding spermidine synthase: MGKSRNTRRERGADAAAVVEAVDGGLAELLPDRDRARAWTLLIDGAPQSHVDLDDPAYLSFEYQRRLGHVIDLAAAPGRPLHVVHLGGGAFTLARYVAATRPRSTQQVVERDAALVRLVRRELPLDPGARIRVRSLDAREGLGKVPDGWADLVLADVFSGARTPAHLTSAEFLDEVRRALKPGGLYAANIADGPPLAHLRGQIATAAARFAELALVADPTVLRGKRFGNAVLLAGDLPLPLAELTRRAASDPHPARVEHGRALLDFTGGAVPVTDEAAVASPAPPPSVFR; the protein is encoded by the coding sequence ATGGGGAAGTCCAGGAACACCCGGCGGGAACGCGGTGCCGACGCGGCCGCGGTGGTCGAGGCCGTCGACGGCGGGCTCGCGGAGCTGCTGCCCGACCGGGACCGGGCGCGGGCCTGGACGCTGCTCATCGACGGGGCGCCGCAGTCGCACGTCGATCTCGACGACCCGGCGTATCTCTCCTTCGAGTACCAGCGCCGCCTCGGCCATGTCATCGACCTCGCCGCGGCGCCCGGCCGCCCGCTGCACGTCGTGCACCTCGGCGGCGGCGCGTTCACGCTCGCCCGGTACGTGGCCGCCACCCGCCCCCGCTCCACCCAGCAGGTCGTCGAACGCGACGCCGCGCTCGTCCGGCTGGTGCGCCGGGAGCTCCCCCTCGATCCGGGGGCCAGGATCAGGGTCCGGTCCCTGGACGCGCGGGAGGGTCTCGGCAAGGTGCCGGACGGCTGGGCGGACCTCGTCCTCGCCGACGTCTTCAGCGGCGCCCGCACCCCCGCGCACCTCACCTCGGCCGAGTTCCTCGACGAGGTCCGCAGGGCGCTGAAGCCGGGCGGTCTCTACGCCGCCAACATCGCCGACGGCCCCCCGCTGGCCCATCTGCGCGGCCAGATCGCGACCGCCGCCGCCCGCTTCGCCGAGCTCGCCCTGGTCGCCGACCCGACCGTGCTCCGGGGGAAACGGTTCGGCAACGCCGTACTCCTGGCCGGCGACCTCCCCCTGCCGCTCGCGGAACTGACCCGCCGGGCCGCGTCCGACCCGCATCCCGCGCGCGTGGAGCACGGGCGGGCACTGCTCGACTTCACCGGCGGCGCGGTCCCGGTGACGGACGAGGCGGCGGTCGCCTCCCCGGCCCCGCCGCCCTCGGTGTTCCGCTGA
- a CDS encoding acyl-CoA-like ligand-binding transcription factor — MTTHETSAAPLGLRERKKQQTRERIRREAYRLFAEHGYEATTVDQIAEAAEVSPSTFFRYFPTKEDVVLQDEYDPALATALRARPADEPLVDAILNSLKGPLGATLRQDREDLLLRTRLAFDDPAIRARNVAEQERSERAIAEIVAERTGRDTADLEVRCAAAAVIAVFTTLVRHWVEGDGKEDLAALYERHLPLLSRGLPF, encoded by the coding sequence ATGACGACGCACGAGACCTCCGCCGCGCCCCTCGGCCTGCGGGAGCGCAAGAAGCAGCAGACCCGGGAGCGCATCCGCCGCGAGGCCTACCGCCTCTTCGCCGAGCACGGGTACGAGGCGACCACGGTCGACCAGATCGCGGAGGCGGCGGAGGTCTCGCCCAGCACGTTCTTCCGCTACTTCCCGACCAAGGAGGACGTGGTCCTCCAGGACGAGTACGACCCCGCACTCGCCACCGCCCTGCGCGCACGCCCCGCCGACGAGCCCCTCGTGGACGCGATCCTCAACTCCCTGAAGGGTCCCCTGGGCGCGACGCTGCGGCAGGACCGCGAGGATCTCCTGCTGCGCACCCGGCTCGCCTTCGACGACCCCGCCATCCGCGCGCGCAACGTGGCCGAACAGGAACGCAGCGAACGCGCCATCGCCGAGATCGTCGCCGAGCGCACCGGCCGCGACACCGCCGACCTGGAGGTCCGCTGCGCGGCGGCGGCCGTCATCGCCGTGTTCACCACCCTCGTACGGCACTGGGTGGAGGGCGACGGCAAGGAGGACCTGGCGGCGCTGTACGAACGCCATCTGCCCCTGTTGTCCCGGGGGCTCCCTTTCTGA